In Arvicola amphibius chromosome 1, mArvAmp1.2, whole genome shotgun sequence, one DNA window encodes the following:
- the Art5 gene encoding ecto-ADP-ribosyltransferase 5 isoform X2 has translation MILEDLLMVLSCLSLHSLWKVQAVPILPLSLVPDTFDDAYVGCSGEMEERAGLLLEEEMARHALLRESWEAAQEAWAHRRHMLTLPPGFKAQHGIAIMVYTNSSNSLYWELNQAVRTGGGSRDLYMRHFPFKALHFYLTQALQLLRDTGGCSRGDGEVVFRGVGSLHFEPKRLGDLVRLGQFASSSLDETVARGFGNATFFNLRTCFGALIQALSVFPEEREVLIPPHEVFLVTGFFQDGAQSVVTLWSYNQTCSHFNCAFLGGEKRHGCVSSAEGQPELSSTEALALQSGKTLLLAPGELQLLSAGP, from the exons ATGATTCTGGAGGATCTGTTGATGGTCCTCAGTTGCCTCAGCCTGCACTCCCTCTGGAAG GTCCAAGCTGTTCCTATCCTGCCCCTGAGCCTGGTTCCAGACACGTTCGATGATGCCTATGTGGGCTgctctggggagatggaggagagagcaggcctgctgctggaggaggagatggcacGCCATGCCCTGCTACGGGAATCCTGGGAAGCAGCCCAAGAGGCCTGGGCACACCGGCGCCACATGCTCACCCTACCTCCTGGCTTCAAAGCCCAGCATGGAATAGCTATTATGGTGTACACCAACTCATCCAACTCCTTGTACTGGGAGCTGAACCAGGCTGTGCGGACAGGGGGTGGCTCCCGGGACCTCTACATGAGGCACTTCCCCTTCAAAGCCCTGCATTTCTACCTCACCCAGGCCCTGCAGCTGCTGCGGGACACTGGCGGCTGCagtaggggagatggggaggtggTATTCCGAGGCGTGGGCAGCCTTCACTTTGAACCCAAGAGGCTGGGGGACTTGGTCCGATTAGGACAGTTTGCCTCCAGCTCTCTGGATGAAACCGTGGCTCGTGGGTTTGGTAATGCCACTTTCTTCAATCTAAGGACTTGTTTTGGGGCTCTTATCCAGGCTTTGTCTGTCTTCCCTGAGGAGCGTGAGGTGCTGATACCCCCACATGAAGTCTTCTTGGTCACTGGGTTCTTCCAGGATGGAGCTCAGAGCGTAGTAACTCTCTGGAGTTATAATCAGACCTGCAGCCACTTTAACTGCGCCTTTTTGGGTG GGGAGAAGAGGCATGGCTGTGTGTCCTCTGCAG AAGGGCAGCCAGAGTTATCCTCCACAGAGGCCTTGGCGCTGCAATCAGGGAAGACGCTGCTCTTGGCCCCTGGGGAGTTGCAGCTCTTGAGTGCTGGTCCCTGA
- the Art5 gene encoding ecto-ADP-ribosyltransferase 5 isoform X1, with protein MILEDLLMVLSCLSLHSLWKVQAVPILPLSLVPDTFDDAYVGCSGEMEERAGLLLEEEMARHALLRESWEAAQEAWAHRRHMLTLPPGFKAQHGIAIMVYTNSSNSLYWELNQAVRTGGGSRDLYMRHFPFKALHFYLTQALQLLRDTGGCSRGDGEVVFRGVGSLHFEPKRLGDLVRLGQFASSSLDETVARGFGNATFFNLRTCFGALIQALSVFPEEREVLIPPHEVFLVTGFFQDGAQSVVTLWSYNQTCSHFNCAFLGGEKRHGCVSSAAEGQPELSSTEALALQSGKTLLLAPGELQLLSAGP; from the exons ATGATTCTGGAGGATCTGTTGATGGTCCTCAGTTGCCTCAGCCTGCACTCCCTCTGGAAG GTCCAAGCTGTTCCTATCCTGCCCCTGAGCCTGGTTCCAGACACGTTCGATGATGCCTATGTGGGCTgctctggggagatggaggagagagcaggcctgctgctggaggaggagatggcacGCCATGCCCTGCTACGGGAATCCTGGGAAGCAGCCCAAGAGGCCTGGGCACACCGGCGCCACATGCTCACCCTACCTCCTGGCTTCAAAGCCCAGCATGGAATAGCTATTATGGTGTACACCAACTCATCCAACTCCTTGTACTGGGAGCTGAACCAGGCTGTGCGGACAGGGGGTGGCTCCCGGGACCTCTACATGAGGCACTTCCCCTTCAAAGCCCTGCATTTCTACCTCACCCAGGCCCTGCAGCTGCTGCGGGACACTGGCGGCTGCagtaggggagatggggaggtggTATTCCGAGGCGTGGGCAGCCTTCACTTTGAACCCAAGAGGCTGGGGGACTTGGTCCGATTAGGACAGTTTGCCTCCAGCTCTCTGGATGAAACCGTGGCTCGTGGGTTTGGTAATGCCACTTTCTTCAATCTAAGGACTTGTTTTGGGGCTCTTATCCAGGCTTTGTCTGTCTTCCCTGAGGAGCGTGAGGTGCTGATACCCCCACATGAAGTCTTCTTGGTCACTGGGTTCTTCCAGGATGGAGCTCAGAGCGTAGTAACTCTCTGGAGTTATAATCAGACCTGCAGCCACTTTAACTGCGCCTTTTTGGGTG GGGAGAAGAGGCATGGCTGTGTGTCCTCTGCAG cAGAAGGGCAGCCAGAGTTATCCTCCACAGAGGCCTTGGCGCTGCAATCAGGGAAGACGCTGCTCTTGGCCCCTGGGGAGTTGCAGCTCTTGAGTGCTGGTCCCTGA